A region of Salvelinus alpinus chromosome 6, SLU_Salpinus.1, whole genome shotgun sequence DNA encodes the following proteins:
- the LOC139577951 gene encoding flagellar attachment zone protein 1-like has product MAVETQTSRHKQEEMTVETQASRHKQEEMTVETQASRDKQEEMAVETQTSRHKQEEMAVETQASRHKQEEMAVETQASRHKQEEMAVETQASRHKQEEMAVETQASRHKQEEMAVETQASRHKQEEMAVETQASRHKQEEMAVETQTSRHKQEEMAVETQASRHEQEEMAVETQTSRDKQEEMAVETQASRDKQEEMAVETQTSRHEQEEMTVETQASRHKQEEMTVETQASRHKQEEMTVETQASRHKQEEMAVETQTSRHKQEEMAVETQTSRHKQEEMAVETQASRHKQEEMAVETQTSRHKQEEMATSRHKQEEMAVETQTSRHKQEEMAVETQASRHKQEEMAVETQTSRHKQEEMAVETQASRHKQEEMAVETQTSRHEQEEMAVETQTSRHEQEEMAVETQTSRHKQEEMAVETQASRHKQEEMAVETQASRHKQEEMAVETQASRHKQEEMAVETQASRHKQEEMTVETQASRHKQEEMAVETQASRHEQEEMAVETQASRHEQEEITVETQASRHKQEEMAVETQTSRHEQEEMAVETQASRHKQEEMAVETQASRHEQEEMAVETQASRHEQEEMAEI; this is encoded by the exons ATGGCAGTGGAAACACAGACCAGTAGACACAAACAGGAAGAGATGACAGTGGAAACACAGGCCAGTAGACACAAACAGGAAGAGATGACAGTGGAAACACAGGCCAGTAGAgacaaacaggaagagatggcagtggaaacacagaccagtagacacaaacaggaagagatggcAGTGGAAACACAGGCCAGTAGAcacaaacaggaagagatggcAGTGGAAACACAGGCCAGTAGAcacaaacaggaagagatggcAGTGGAAACACAGGCCAGTAGAcacaaacaggaagagatggcAGTGGAAACACAGGCCAGTAGAcacaaacaggaagagatggcAGTGGAAACACAGGCCAGTAGAcacaaacaggaagagatggcAGTGGAAACACAGGCCAGTAGAcacaaacaggaagagatggcagtggaaacacagaccagtagacacaaacaggaagagatggcAGTGGAAACACAGGCCAGTAGACACGAACAGGAAGAGATGGCAGTGGAAACACAGACCAGTAGAgacaaacaggaagagatggcAGTGGAAACACAGGCCAGTAGAgacaaacaggaagagatggcAGTGGAAACACAGACCAGTAGACACGAACAGGAAGAGATGACAGTGGAAACACAGGCCAGTAGACACAAACAGGAAGAGATGACAGTGGAAACACAGGCCAGTAGACACAAACAGGAAGAGATGACAGTGGAAACACAGGCCAGTAGAcacaaacaggaagagatggcagtggaaacacagaccagtagacacaaacaggaagagatggcagtggaaacacagaccagtagacacaaacaggaagagatggcAGTGGAAACACAGGCCAGTAGAcacaaacaggaagagatggcagtggaaacacagaccagtagacacaaacaggaagagatggca accagtagacacaaacaggaagagatggcagtggaaacacagaccagtagacacaaacaggaagagatggcAGTGGAAACACAGGCCAGTAGAcacaaacaggaagagatggcagtggaaacacagaccagtagacacaaacaggaagagatggcAGTGGAAACACAGGCCAGTAGAcacaaacaggaagagatggcagtggaaacacagaccagtagacacgaacaggaagagatggcagtggaaacacagaccagtagacacgaacaggaagagatggcagtggaaacacagaccagtagacacaaacaggaagagatggcAGTGGAAACACAGGCCAGTAGAcacaaacaggaagagatggcAGTGGAAACACAGGCCAGTAGAcacaaacaggaagagatggcAGTGGAAACACAGGCCAGTAGAcacaaacaggaagagatggcAGTGGAAACACAGGCCAGTAGACACAAACAGGAAGAGATGACAGTGGAAACACAGGCCAGTAGAcacaaacaggaagagatggcAGTGGAAACACAGGCCAGTAGACACGAACAGGAAGAGATGGCAGTGGAAACACAGGCCAGTAGACACGAACAGGAAGAGATAACAGTGGAAACACAGGCCAGTAGAcacaaacaggaagagatggcAGTGGAAACACAGACCAGTAGACACGAACAGGAAGAGATGGCAGTGGAAACACAGGCCAGTAGAcacaaacaggaagagatggcAGTGGAAACACAGGCCAGTAGACACGAACAGGAAGAGATGGCAGTGGAAACACAGGCCAGTAGACACGAACAGGAAGAGATGGCA GAGATATGA